Proteins from a genomic interval of Paenibacillus sp. FSL R5-0623:
- the rpoD gene encoding RNA polymerase sigma factor RpoD: MANDQHTELETELTLDQVKDQLIESGKKRASLNYKEIIEKLSPFEQDAEQMDEFYEQLSDLGIDVVNENNEEVTLRPSEDSENNTREGEDEFHFDDDLSLPPGIKINDPVRMYLKEIGRVPLLSADDEVQLAKRIENGDEEAKRRLAEANLRLVVSIAKRYVGRGMLFLDLIQEGNMGLIKAVEKFDHKKGYKFSTYATWWIRQAITRAIADQARTIRIPVHMVETINKLIRVSRQLLQELGREPTPEEIAAEMDLSVEKVREITKIAQEPVSLETPIGEEDDSHLGDFIEDQEALAPADAAAYELLKEQLEDVLDTLTEREENVLRLRFGLDDGRTRTLEEVGKVFGVTRERIRQIEAKALRKLRHPSRSKRLKDFLE, encoded by the coding sequence ATGGCGAATGATCAGCATACTGAACTAGAAACAGAATTGACATTGGATCAGGTTAAAGATCAATTGATTGAATCAGGTAAAAAAAGAGCTTCGCTGAATTACAAGGAAATTATAGAGAAACTCTCTCCTTTTGAGCAGGATGCAGAGCAAATGGATGAATTCTATGAGCAACTGAGCGATCTGGGTATCGATGTAGTGAATGAAAATAATGAAGAGGTTACACTTCGTCCTAGTGAAGATTCCGAGAACAACACCAGAGAGGGAGAAGACGAATTCCACTTTGATGATGATCTGAGCTTGCCGCCAGGTATCAAAATCAATGACCCTGTCCGTATGTACCTCAAGGAAATTGGTCGTGTGCCACTGTTGTCGGCAGATGATGAAGTACAACTTGCTAAACGGATTGAGAACGGGGACGAAGAAGCCAAGCGTCGTCTGGCTGAAGCGAACCTTCGACTTGTAGTCAGCATCGCCAAGCGTTACGTTGGACGTGGAATGTTGTTCCTTGATTTGATTCAGGAAGGTAATATGGGTCTGATCAAAGCGGTTGAGAAGTTCGACCACAAAAAAGGATACAAGTTCAGTACGTATGCTACATGGTGGATTCGCCAAGCGATCACTCGTGCTATTGCTGACCAGGCGCGTACCATTCGTATCCCTGTACACATGGTGGAGACGATTAATAAGCTGATCCGGGTATCCCGTCAGCTGTTGCAGGAACTAGGGCGTGAACCGACACCAGAAGAAATCGCTGCTGAGATGGATCTGAGTGTAGAGAAAGTTCGTGAAATTACGAAGATTGCACAGGAACCGGTTTCTCTGGAAACCCCGATTGGTGAGGAAGATGATTCCCACCTGGGTGACTTCATTGAGGATCAGGAAGCACTTGCTCCGGCGGATGCTGCTGCGTATGAGTTGCTGAAAGAACAGCTCGAAGATGTATTGGATACACTGACTGAACGTGAAGAGAACGTGCTTCGTCTACGTTTTGGTCTGGACGATGGACGGACGAGAACGCTGGAGGAAGTCGGCAAGGTATTTGGTGTTACGCGTGAGCGTATTCGTCAGATCGAAGCCAAGGCTCTTCGTAAATTGCGTCACCCGAGTCGTAGTAAACGACTCAAGGATTTCCTCGAATAA
- a CDS encoding class I SAM-dependent methyltransferase, with the protein MKLSNRLQRIHDQIPDGSRLADIGSDHALLPVAAIRSGKAASAVAGEVNPGPYDAACKQVSDAGLKEKITVRRGDGLDVISAGEVDVITIAGMGGALIASILDRGLSKLEGVQLLILQPNVGEDILRRWLLEHHWVVVAEQLLEEDGKIYEIITAMPQSVSPIANVEVYRARPLQGGAELTEDLLLRMGPYLVDRPSDVFFAKWESEIIKLQGVVNSISKSDQDSSRDKAAEVERLIANLKEVLACLPKVKL; encoded by the coding sequence ATGAAACTTTCGAATCGATTACAGCGAATACATGATCAAATTCCCGATGGCAGCCGCTTGGCTGATATCGGTTCAGACCACGCGCTGCTGCCAGTAGCCGCAATCCGAAGTGGGAAAGCTGCAAGTGCAGTAGCCGGGGAAGTCAATCCTGGACCTTATGATGCTGCATGCAAACAAGTCAGTGATGCTGGCCTGAAAGAAAAAATAACGGTACGCCGTGGAGACGGATTGGATGTAATCTCTGCAGGAGAAGTGGATGTCATCACCATTGCAGGCATGGGTGGGGCCCTGATTGCCTCTATTTTGGACCGAGGTTTATCCAAACTGGAAGGAGTCCAGTTACTTATTTTGCAACCAAATGTGGGAGAGGATATCCTGAGACGCTGGTTGTTGGAGCATCACTGGGTGGTTGTAGCAGAACAATTGCTCGAAGAAGATGGCAAGATCTATGAGATTATAACGGCGATGCCACAATCCGTAAGCCCGATTGCCAATGTAGAGGTGTATCGTGCACGTCCGCTTCAAGGCGGGGCAGAATTAACGGAAGATTTGCTGCTGCGGATGGGACCTTATTTGGTGGATCGTCCATCGGATGTATTTTTTGCCAAATGGGAAAGTGAGATCATCAAGCTGCAAGGGGTTGTAAACTCGATCTCCAAATCCGATCAGGATTCTTCCCGGGACAAGGCGGCTGAGGTAGAGCGTCTTATCGCAAACTTGAAGGAGGTTTTGGCATGTTTGCCAAAGGTCAAACTGTAA
- a CDS encoding Nif3-like dinuclear metal center hexameric protein, whose translation MFAKGQTVIQLMEQLAPKHLAVPDDRIGLQLGSLQKEISHVLVALDVTDEVVEEAIRIGANLIIAHHAIIFRPVKSLSTDTPMGKLYEKLIKHDIAVYISHTNLDVAEGGMNDWMAEALGIESKESLEDVHTDHLYKLAVFVPRTHHEQVLQAILEAGAGSIGQYNKCSFNTEGTGTFVPGEGTQPFIGTQGQMERVEEMRIETIVPQSLRSKVVQAMLKAHPYEEVAYDLYAMDLKGRTLGLGRLGPLREPKTLGELVEVVKTQFHVPHVRVVGDLNKQIKKAAVLGGSGSRYALTARFKGADVIVTGDIDYHTAHDALMAGMCIIDPGHNSEKIMKPKTADWIRSRLEEKRYDTQVTASEVNTEVFQFI comes from the coding sequence ATGTTTGCCAAAGGTCAAACTGTAATTCAACTGATGGAGCAACTCGCTCCCAAACATCTGGCTGTACCGGATGACCGCATTGGTCTGCAGCTCGGCAGTTTGCAAAAAGAAATCAGTCACGTATTAGTAGCTTTGGATGTGACGGATGAAGTGGTGGAGGAAGCGATTCGTATCGGTGCCAACCTGATTATCGCTCATCACGCGATCATTTTCCGTCCGGTTAAGTCACTGAGTACAGATACACCTATGGGTAAATTGTATGAAAAGCTGATTAAGCATGATATTGCTGTCTATATCAGTCATACGAACCTGGATGTGGCCGAGGGTGGTATGAATGACTGGATGGCCGAGGCACTTGGCATTGAGAGTAAAGAATCGCTGGAAGATGTACACACAGATCATCTGTACAAGCTGGCTGTGTTTGTGCCTCGTACCCATCATGAACAGGTTCTTCAGGCCATTCTGGAAGCCGGAGCGGGGAGTATCGGTCAATATAACAAGTGCAGCTTCAACACGGAAGGTACAGGAACGTTTGTACCTGGTGAAGGGACTCAACCGTTTATCGGTACCCAAGGGCAGATGGAACGTGTGGAAGAAATGCGGATTGAGACCATCGTACCCCAAAGTCTGCGCAGTAAGGTCGTTCAGGCGATGCTTAAGGCTCATCCGTATGAGGAAGTCGCCTATGACCTCTATGCAATGGATTTAAAGGGCCGTACGCTTGGTTTGGGACGCTTGGGACCCCTTAGGGAACCTAAGACATTAGGTGAGCTTGTGGAGGTTGTGAAGACCCAATTCCATGTGCCTCATGTGCGTGTAGTAGGAGATCTGAACAAGCAGATCAAAAAAGCTGCGGTTCTTGGCGGCTCTGGCAGCCGTTATGCGCTTACTGCCCGCTTCAAAGGTGCGGATGTTATTGTGACTGGAGATATCGATTACCACACGGCTCATGATGCGTTAATGGCAGGTATGTGTATCATCGACCCGGGACATAATTCCGAGAAGATTATGAAACCAAAAACAGCGGACTGGATTCGTTCCCGTTTGGAAGAAAAACGATATGATACGCAAGTTACGGCTTCTGAGGTAAATACGGAAGTATTCCAGTTTATCTAA